The following proteins are co-located in the Dyadobacter chenwenxiniae genome:
- a CDS encoding GIY-YIG nuclease family protein yields the protein MRIYYVYILKCSDESYYTGVTNNLERRFAEHTSGRKETSYTYSRRPVELVFSRKFKYIIDAIAFEKQVKGWGRKKKEAIMNGQWNELRSLAECRNDTHSRNMNADEK from the coding sequence ATGAGAATTTACTATGTCTACATTTTGAAATGCTCTGATGAGAGTTATTATACAGGCGTTACAAATAACCTGGAACGACGTTTTGCAGAGCATACTTCCGGACGTAAAGAGACGAGTTATACTTATTCCCGGCGGCCGGTTGAGCTGGTGTTTTCTCGCAAGTTCAAATACATTATTGATGCAATTGCTTTTGAAAAGCAGGTCAAAGGTTGGGGCAGGAAAAAGAAAGAGGCGATTATGAATGGTCAATGGAATGAATTGAGATCCCTGGCAGAATGTCGGAATGACACGCATTCGAGGAACATGAACGCTGATGAGAAGTAG